The Epinephelus lanceolatus isolate andai-2023 chromosome 12, ASM4190304v1, whole genome shotgun sequence genome segment CACGGCGCAGGTAAGCCTGAGTAGCTGAAGGGGGATCTCGCATTAGCCCAATCACACCAGAgagctcagccaatcaggagaCCTCTAGCTGTGGCACAACATCTGTCCGTGTAAAAACACCAAaccgtgtgagtgtgtgaccgCACCAAGTAAACATGCAGCAGCTTGTTATTCTCTGCCGCTGCAGACAGCGCCATTTAGGCACATGTGTTCCAAGAGCTCGTGTGAGCACGTGTGATCAGCTTCCTCCTGAGTGTAAATGCATGTGAGAGTGACTGTTTCGTGCATGTCTGGGAGAGGGATCTGCAAGAAAGGCTGTTCTCAGAAAACAAGATGAGGTTATTGATGAAATCATATAATCAGCAACATGTGTGTCACTGTTGTTTAAAATCATTCAAACCCCCTTCAGATAATGTTCAAACTCATcccactgtctctgtctgtccttaaTAGGATTATTCATGCTTCTTGCCAAGAAATGAGCCCTGAGACAACTTTGTCCTCCGCTGACATTTCCTCTCCATATCTTGCAGTTTCCTTATGCAGTATTTTGCACTGAACAACACGCGCACTTTTCATTTCTGAGCTGCTTTGCACATTTcatcatcccttcatccttttGCTGCTTTAATGCAGAGTTCCCTTCCTGTGTTGCACACTGTAGAAGGAAGAGCCAGTACTGGTTTGAACTAGTATGATGTGTTACACAACAACAGAGCACAAGTGAGGAGAGTCTCACTGTACATGCACTGCCACGATGATAGATGCTCCGTGCATGTGATGTGTCTCTTGGAGGTCCATGTGCTGTTATTACTTCAGATCAGTGAAACATCAGTCATTATTTTTATAGCttgtaaaaactgtaaaaagttGGAGGGTATTTGCACAGCCCGGCGCCACAGTGTGAGTGCATGCTAACTGACTAGTATCTTAACGTTGACGTAAGCCAGGGGGGTTTATTGTGCAGCTccatttcatgtgtttttttccccctccttacataacgtgtttttttttcttctcccacTCCACACAAGAACCACCACGATCCAGCCTGTACATTCCGGTGGTTGTCATAGCAACAGGGCAGCATCCCTCTCCATCCTTTGTCCAGTGTCTCCCCATCGTTTGAGCTTCCCAGGCAGAGGGCGGTTTGGATTCTGCATGCAAATCGAAGCCCCCCTAATTGAGCTTCGGAGCGAGGAAGTGGAAGGAAGCTGAGACGGTGACTGAATGCTATTAGGTGCTTTTCACAGATCGTGGCGAGGTGATAAACTCCCCACATCCTGTGACGGCATTTAACACTCTAGTATTGAATAAGAGCAGATCCATACGGTGTTCTGTCGAGCACATAAATGGTTGGAGGAGGTGATTGAGGTTAGTGGCCTTTTGGTAATGTTGAAGATATCCACATGGTCAAAGGGATAAAAAAAATTGGCACAGGTGGGATGGCTGGGTAGGTTGGGAAAAGGATATTGTGTCCCTGTTTGCCTCTGGGAATGTAGGAAGTTTCACTGGGTGTAATGGGCTGCAATGCAGTGTGTGGGCCAGTTTAATTCCCCTGCAATTGTGTGCAGCAGTCAGTGGATGGAGGTTTGGATTtcactctgttttgtttttgttttggtgcatgGTAAGaattagtgcatgtgtgtgggagggTGTTGAACTGCATTTTCTCCACTACTCTCCTGCTGTACCACCCAACAGCTTCTGCATGAATGTAGGCAGAAATAGAAGAATGGATAGAGAGTATTTCCCTGTTGTAGTTGCTGATTGACTTGGAATTCTCTTTATTCCATGTAAAGTCTTAAAACCTTGCTGTTTCCTGATACTTTTTAAGCTGTGAAACTTTTTACTTGAAAACCTGACAGAAATTCTAGGAAACTGCAAAGGCAGACTCAAAACAAAGCTAAAGAGGTGATGGGGTTTCAGATTCAgcctagaaaaaaaacaaccaaaacaaagtTTGAGTACATGTGTTGGCTCCAGGCCAGCCAACTTCCCCTGAAAAACGAATGAACCTGCCCTCGACTTTATGATTGGTTAACTTGTTCCTGGCAAAGCCAATCACTGAGCAGACTCACGTGCTGTTGTGAGGGCCAGCGGGATGTAGGGGAAAGGTCTCGGAGCAAACTTTTGTTGTCCTTCCCCCGAGTCGGGAGAGGACATTAGAAGTAAATGTTTATGTCCTGTGAAATGAGGATGTTGTGTGGTTCCTGCGAAGACGTTTGGTTGAAGCGTCTCTCTGTTCAGTCGCTGAAGAAACAAAGAACTTCTTCACCTTATGTTTATATCCATAAAAGGTCTGACTCCAAAGTTTTTCCCGAGGACAGCTTAGACTAAAATACTGCTGAATAGGCAGATATGTTCTCAACAGGCTGCAAAGCTCAGTCACAGATGTCATGTGCAGGCACTATAAATATGCTGAGTTAGTTAGAAAACAGTTACACTTTGTCTGTATTTGGATTTTAATGTCAAAAATGCAACTAAGAAATATATCCTTCCCTTTTGGTAGAAATTCACTCAACATCCAGAAGTCCCACACAGCTGAACTAAGTTATACCCTAGTAAAGTGTATTTCTGCCTTGCCAGCCTGCTtgtctggtttgtttttttagttaaTAACAGGATCCAAACGAGTTGACTTCCCAGCCACAACAGCCAGGTGCTGTGTAGTTTATGACACAGCACTTCTGGGAATACTGTCTACAGGCTGTTGTTGCAGTCAAGGAATATAATAACTGTCTCGTGAGTACACCAGTTTCCAGTTACTTCCCACAGGCTCCTAAAAACCCACCAGAACAAAGCTGCCGTTGAGCTGCTGCCAAGATATCAGCCAGACTGAAACATCAGAACATTTGGCAAAAGCAAACATGGCCAGAGAGCCTCTACTAGAGTTACCTCGAGGTGCATTTCAATTcactttgctgttttgtttttttttttctaaatgtttaCTGCTGTCAGTAAAAGTCACCAACTGTTTTAACAGCTTTTACAAATGTGAGCGTTTATATTTTAGACTGGAGAGCAGCTTGAACTGTTCCTGCGGCCAACTAGGAAGTCCTGTTGATGAATTAATTAGTGTTCACAAGAGTCTTCAGACGAAGTAGTTGTGGAAATTAGCACCATTTTTATGGGATGTCTGCTCCATCATTATCAATTAATGTGTTGAGACAGCTTTGAGCTCCAGACTCCTGAGTGTTGATCTCAATTTCTATGAATCACCCAGTCTttcagttagcttagcctagagACTAGAAGCAAAGGGAAACAGCTCGCCTGGCTCTGCCTAAAGGTAACAAAACTGGTTTACCAGCATGTTCAGCAAACTTTAAGGTGCCGTTTTCCCTCTTTATGCCaaactaagctaactggctgccaGCTGTAATGTTATTTATCGCTCAGAGTGGTAGCGATATTtcctaactcttggcaagaaagcaaataagcccATTTCCCAAAAGTACACCTTTTAAGTCTTGAAGTCAAGAGTCGTACAGCCATgttgtgataaaaataaaagttttaaatgtatcaataaaaaacacttggtcCAGTAAACGTGATGTTTTACCAAATCAGGTGCATTACAATATCGCAGTTAACAAAAGGATAAAACTCCTTGAGGAAATCTACAAATGGCATTATGGACAAATCCACCACATTTGAACAACAAACATCTGGGTACAGACATCTACAAAGTGTACCATACAAGTTGACCCAGTGTGTCAAAATCTGGAGACATCAAACATTTGCCATTTAAAAAATAGACACTTCATAAAATCAAAGAATTAGTAACATTGAAGACTGGATACTTGAAAAGGCAGGTCAACATATATTAACAGTACATGAACTAGTCAAGATTTATTAAGTTACACATGCTGTCCAGCCTTAGCAGCTCTACTCTTCAGTGTCCATGTGTGCTTTTAGTTCATTTCAGTCAACGACAGACAGAAAGGGAAAGAGATGACATGGGCTATAAAACAGTGTTACAAAAGCAGATCCCTTCTAAAGATGAGGGGAAAGACGTACCCTGCCATTACCAGCGTATAACTACCAAGGATATCATTACCTTGTCATGTTTAAGTTGACCAGCCAACTTTAAGCCATTAAAATGCAGGTTAAAAATCATCTcaatgggagagagagagagaaaaaaaaaaaaaaaacacagtactaGTTTAAAGAAAAGATAAAGTCAGGAGGGCAGTGGGAGTCAGTCATTGAGTTGTGGATTTAGTAATCCGTAGGTTCATCTCCCTCCTCGCCCAGCAAACAGGTGCGGATCAGGGCCTCGGTCACAGCATACGGGTCGCAGTTGGCCGACGGGCGGCGGTCCTCGAAGTAGCCCTTCTTGTCCTGGCCCACGTTACGAGGAATGCGGATGCTGGCGCCACGGTTGGCCACGCCTGCGGAGAATTCGTTGATGTTTGAGGTTTCGTGGTGGCCGGTGAGACGGCGGGCGTTGTCGAGCCCCCCTTTGGGGTCATAGGCACGGATGTGATAGCTGTGCCTCTTCCCAAGCTTCTCGATGGAATCTTCAATAGCTCTGAAAGCAGAAACGACACCATTCTTGtcagaaaactttaaaaatcATTCATGGAAAAACACCACATTATCAGTCAATTCAACCTCCATGATGCCTCTGACACTCACTTTAATCCACCGTCTTCCCTCATCTCTTTTGTGCTAAAGTTTGTATGGCAGCCAGCACCGTTCCAGTTGCCAGGGATTGGCTTGGGGTCAAACGAGGCAACAACGCCAAAATCTTCACAGACCCGGTGCAAGATGAAGCGCGCCACCCAGAGATGATCACCCATGTTAATCCCTTCACAAGGTCCAACCTGGAACTcccactgaaaacacaaaaacattacatATTTAACTGACTGATTACACCATCAAACCATCTGTAGAGTCCAAACATGGATTAGGATTTTGTCGTTACCTGAGCAGGCATCACTTCTGCGTTTGTACCACAGATCTCAACTCCAGCATACAGACAAGCTCTGTAATGGGCCTCCACTATATCTCTGCCATAGGCTTTGTCAGCTCCCACGCCACAGTAGTATGGACCTATAAATACGTTGATTATTAAACGAACCATCTGGACATGTATTCATGTTTCTGTGCAGGAAAACTTCAAACTAGCTGCTTACCTTGTGGCCCGGGGAAACCGTTAGATGGCCAGCCAAAGGGGTGTCCGTCTGTGCCCAGGATGGTGTACTCCTGCTCCATGCCAAACCAGGGATGCTGGTCATCCACCATGGTCATCACCTTATTGCATGTGATTCGGAGGTTGGTTTCTGCAAGAGAAGTCAAATCAGGTTACGAGGGCTGGTTTTGCAATGCACCTTCAGTGTCATCTCAACAGCAAGAAAAATTATAGGAGCAGTAATTTAGAATCCAACATGAAGGGTTGCTTTAGGGCTATGAAAGTGTGGGATGTCCCCTCAAGACAACACTGTAAACTATATGAATGCTAGGTTACAAGTTGCTTTACTGATGCATCCATCACTTCGAAACATACAAGCTTCAACTTCTAAATGCATGCATCAGTGTGCACATAAAAAATGAGTGCACAATGTTAATTTGTGCTTGCATGCAACTGTGTGCCATATTTTTCTCCCTACAAGGAAATCAAGGAGGTTTAGTCTTTCAACATTTAAATAGTTTGATGGGAACCACAGTGGGTGGCCTCGTTCAAGTcagattaaatgtttgttttattcagcATATTAAGATAAAGTGATAGCGACtacattttttcttgggcataACCCACACCAGTCTCCCTATAAAGTAATGTCCCGCCCACCCTGCACTGTCAGACCAATCAAATCTAACTCAAGTTAATTCAGCATACTCCTATAACTGTAacattctattttattttttggttttctgtcatattatatttattttgcaGAGTTTAAATTAGTTGCCATGTCTGTTACATTAATGCAAATCATTCCAAGATAAGATGTGCAGAGTCTGAGCTTTGTTACCTGCAGGTTTGCGGTTGTACTTGAGCACTTCACACAGCACCAGCTTGTTGGGGTCTTTGCGGAATGGATCCCGGAACATGGCGGCAGGAATCAGATACATGTCGCTGTTGGAGCCTTCAGACTGGTAGGTACTGGAGCCATCAAAGTTCCACTCAGGTAGATCtgcaagaggaggagaagggctGCTAGattaaacacactgcaaaggTTTAAGGGTTGATTATTATGAGTGCAGATTGTGGAGGCTGCTTACCTTCGATGCTTTTGGGCTCGAAATCCAGCGTCCTGGTTTTGCAGCGGAGCCCTTCTCCGGTTCCATCAATCCAAATATACATGGCTTGGACTTTATCGCCCTGAGGGAGCTCCAtgtactgctgcttcacagCTTTACTCAATGTGGCGCTGGCGGACGTGGCCATCTTATTTCCTACTATAACACACCTGAGGAtaagaggagcagaggagaggagagcaggtaTGAGACCTCGGTGCGCTCTGGATCACATGTTGCGTAACAGGGTTTGGGGAGGGGGGTGAGGGACGCATAGGAGGACACAAAAACAGcaccattgtttttttcttccagaaAGGAGAAGGGATGCAAAAACGCGCTGAGGATGTAAAAGAAGCCACATCTCCAGTCTTTTCCACCCCTCTCCAGTTTGGAAACAAAGGGAGAAGCCGCTTGGCACCGCATGTGCATGACTATTAAGACTGGATCTAACGAGGCAGGCTGACTGCTCTCAAAGGAAACCACAATACAAAGCAACAAGCACACAAATTGGGCAAAAACCTATCGTTTACTGTACACCCTGTTGCCGTTACGCCTGTTGTAGCCATGGTTACAATAGTTTCTGCCACGCAGTGAGGCAATATTACATCATGGGCTTCCTCGTTGTGATCCATCACTTACTATCTATAACCTTACGCCTTATTTCAGCACAAGACTCATACATGTAAGAGACTAAATTAAAAGCTGGAGCCACTGCAGTGAGATTAAAGCCCATTAAAATAAGAGTTCATTGTCTCAAGTCTGAAACAATGAAAAGTCTGGTACAGTCAGCTGAGCTCCTTCCTCACTAAGATCAAGTTAAAAAAGTCAGGAATAAGAGTTATAATTACCTGGATGAACGAggaaattgaaataaaaactaaaggaCTGGCAGGTCCAATGTCTTCTTGTGAGATGTTTCGCTAGTGGCTCTCTCATTCTCCGGTACCGAGACTCCGGGATCCGTGCACATTTATAAGAGCAGGAACTGGGACGTCGCGTCTTTGATTGGTCGGAGGGACGCTAGTGTGTTTACTCCAAGGCTGATTGAAGGCACATGCAGCCCGATCATTGGACAGGCTGCACACGGAGCCGCACCGCCCTCTAGCAGGAGCTGGGCCGCGTGTTTCTCAGTGAGTGCGTGCCCATGcactcctctctgtgtgtttgtgtgtgtgtgtgcatcctcATCCTCACAGATTCAATCCGAGGAGATACAAttaacacaaaaacaggaaagtgtgaatgatgatgtgatggagGCCTTTGGGATCACGTGTTTTCCTTGTGGGAGACGGACTCGACCATGTGggacaaaatgtacaaaacacacaggTAGTTCTTAGTGCAAGGCGCCACCGTGTGGGAGAATTAAGATACTGCCTGAGTGTACTGGTTTTAATGGGAGAGGTTATGTAATCCCAGCAAGAAATATCGCCTGGTTCAGACCAGTTTTGCCCTGGATGCCCACGTGAGCAAATTATGTGTAGAATGAATCCATAATAATCGCCATAACAATGCAGAGGTCTGTTCCACTTCTTCTCTGTAGCATACTTGATTATTGAGTGTGCATCATAAATAAGATGCTTTGGTTTATTAATAGCATAATCACCACACTTTATTGTTCTGATATATTTGCCTAGTGTTCCTAGTGTGTCATGGACACTTAATTAGGtgcacctgttcaactgctccaTAGCTAATCACATGGTAGCGacacaatgcatttaggcatgtagacatggtgaagatgaCCTGCTggagttcaaactgagcataaGAATGAGAAAAacaggtgatttaagtgactttgaacttggcatggttgttggtgccaaaCGGGCTGGTCTTTcatgcacaaccatctctaaggtttacagaggatggtctcaaaaagagaaaatatccagtgagcggcagttttctgggtgaaaatgccttgttgatgccagaggtcagaggagaatgaccagactggttcaagatgatagaaaggcaacagtaactcaaataaccactggttacaaccaaggtctgcagaagaccatctctgaagcaacaacacatccaaccttgaagcagatgggctacagcagcagaagaccacaccaggtgccactcctgtcagctaacaacaggaaactgaggctacagttcacacaggctcaccaaaactggacaatagaagattggaaaaacgttgcctggtctgatgagtctggatttcatgaaagcatggatccatcctgccttgtatcaacggttcaggctgctgctggtggtgtaatagtgtgggggagattttcttagtaccaactgagcatggtttaaacaccacagcctacctgagtattgttgctgagcgtgtccatccctttatgaccacagtgtacccatcttctgatggatacttccagcaggataacacaccatgtcacaaagctcacatcatctcaaactggtttcttgaacatgacaatgagttcactgtactccaatggcctccacagtcaccagatctcagtccaatagagcacctttgggatgtggtggaacaggagattcacttcatggatgtgcagctgacaaatctgcagcgaatgtgtgatgtcatcatgtcagtatggaccaaaatctctgaggaatgtttcttgttgaatctgtgccaccaagaattaagacagttctgaaggcaaaaggggtccaacccagTACTAGCAAGATGTACCTGTTCCCAAGCCGAGTCcccatggactgagctacttCTGCCCCACATCAAAGCCATACTTTGAGGGTGAGTTAGCTGAAAATCAGACATATTGTTGAAGTAgcacttatttttctttcatcctTCCACCTTCATTTCAGGCTGTGCAGCTTTTGTTCAGTAACTGTGAATGTTTTCAGAGTGTAAGCTACTTGTAACGCTACTTCTTTACACTTCAAGTGAGGGAAACATTTGAAGACTTTGTTATTTACAGGTAATtttgcaatggttttactggtctggccCACTTGCGACCAAATTGGCCTGTATGTGGCCTACAgtatgaactaaaatgagtttgacacccctgctctatAGGATGTAGGAAAAGAACCTTCAAAACTTGAAGGGGCTTTTGAGATGGCAGATATGCTAACCTCAGCTAGGCTAGGCTTGTAAACTTTTAGCAGGAGTACATGTAAATTAATGTTAACTGCTattacttttttcatggttgtaTTTAGCTTCTGCCTTACATAATTATGAAAACAGGGGTTGAATAAAATTGATTTTTCAGTTACAGAGAACAGCTAGGAGGAGTAGGAGAATATAGCTTTAGCTAAAGCTAGCTGTGGCTATCCCAGCTGCCATGCTAGCTTGTGTTTAAGTGTATAGCTTTTACATTGTTTTGTAGCTTTAATGTTACAAATGTTCATCTGAATGTACAGTAAACAATATAGCTATACACATACATggcacaataatattgtatatGGTAAAATAAATGTCACAAAGCAAAGCTAAAATGTCCATTTTGACTCAGTATGTAATGTTACTGCTTCTTGGCTTTGTAGGGCAGTGCAGATGGTCGacattttaaagggaaaaaCAACATAAAGTGTCTAAATGAGGTGTTAGGACACAGCAAGCCTCCGTAACAGCTTCACTGCTGTAGGGACGAACACCATTTTCCTGAGAGACATTTcctcatttggtgttttgatgaTTTGGTGATGGAGAGTGCTGTTTAACACATGGGTCCAGAATTGTTCATAGGTGTTCAGCTGGGTTGAGATGTGGTCGTGAAGGCCGTAGCATATGATTCCCAACATtccctgtgtgtgtggacaTTGTCATCCCAGAGAATAGACTTCCACCAGGGTAGAAATGCTTATGATTGCTCAGAATAATGTCACATGGGTTTGCAGTGAGCTTTCCCTCCAAGGGGACAAGTGTTTTCAGTTTCCCAGCTCTCAGAGGTGATGCAACATGCAAAGAAAACATTCTTGTTCTAGTTCATTTCATAAGATTACTGTGCCTACATGCAAGCATTGTGAGTTGATGGTATCAGCTGGCAGGGAAACTGATGTAGTTGGGAAAGCACTGTCCCTATTGGATACCTCCTGTGGGTGCAAAGCAACCTGAAATGACCTCAGGGCCAATGAGCATGAAGACGTCGCCTCAGGCTTTATTCCTCAAGACACCCACTGACCTCGTGGCATTAAGCTTGCTTCAACCTTTAGATAACTTCAAGCAAAGATGGTGCTGTAGGGAGGCATGAATGAACAGGTCTGCTTTTGGGGTTTCCGTGGATAAAGATGAGGAGACATTGTAGAAATTCTTCCCAGGATCATCTGCTGATACACTGGCTGGCGCTTCTTATGATGACCGTCTTTGGGCCGCGGGCTAAAATACCATGCTGCACCATATGGGACTGTGGGAAGCAGCTGAACACGTCTTTGAACCTACTTCTACAGACAGAAGGTGTCCCCACCAGAGCTCTGCAGCAGGCTCTGGACAAGAATGTTGTTGCAGGGTatcttgttgtgttttgttgtgaatCATTAGAGGCAGAAATTAACCACAACTGCAAACATGTTTCTCATCAGCCTGCGGCCCTCCGGCAATGTTATGCCCTGGATTCAAACTAGTGAGCAGGAAGCTTGTCAGGGGAAGTCAGCAATAAAATATTTGTAGTAATACTTGTTTAACAGAGTGTATCATGcatgaaacactgaaacacaactGCATTGTCCTCCTTTGGCATTTACTGGTATTGGTATTCACTGTGAATACATCCAATGCTGTGCTCTTGaaacttttgtgttttgtttggattgcctttttttaaaaaaaaaaaaaatcaggatgaCAAAAGTGTCCTCACTACTGTGACTGGTAATTATAACTGCATCACTgacacactgaaaacactgtATTACATCACAAAACGATCCTCCTGAGCTACCCTCTCCTTTGCCTTTCAGTGGATGTACAGCGCCACCTGATGGACTTAGGAgcaggagcagctccagaccagcagatgaagatgaggaggaagagcaggCTCTGCTTCAAGCTTGCTGTGGCAACACTAACACTGAACAGTTCAGGAGACCGGACTTTTATTACACCTGGAGGACCTGAGAAGGGAAGGGTCCCTCAACCTGATGTATACAAACACAAGTAAGACCAAAAAGTCAAATTACAGTagcttcagttttcagttgaaatcatatttgtatttatttttcacaaagTTTGACAATATGTAATCATAATATTAGTGAGAATATTTCCTCAATATTTATTAATATCATGCCAAGCCACATACTTGAACATTTATTTTCAGCTTTGGAAATAATCTTAACCCACTTAGTTATCTAAAACCACTTGCTATGGCGTGATTGTATTTCCATATTTAGGCTAAACGCAATCGAAAGCTCTGGGTAAAACTAATAAGTACACTTTGAGTCAAGATTATATACACGCAAAACTAAAAATTAAATGGCTCACTTCTTTCTTTACATTGTTTTTATATAAAATTTGCTTTAAATGGTAACAACATGACCATATCATCACCATATGATTACGCAAAAAGTCATCAAATTAACACATTAATTCTTAGCTGAGCCCTGACAGtgaatatattgttttattttcgtATGACCTTCTGTTTGTTCAAGTCTGCAAACCTCAGATCACATCTCAGCTGGGGAAAATGGTCAAATATTAACTTTAGTTCCCCAAAGTATCAGGTTGTGTTCCCGGTGGATGATGAAATCACAGCCCATGTTAAGTGACTCGCCGttctcacacaaaaacatgttgagTTTTACACATCTTAGTCATTGTCACATTTGCCTGAAGGCACCACGCAAGCTGCTGCGCCAGTCTGTGGTGAGCTGTCTGTGAAATGTGGCCTAATGCAGAAAGAGGACACCACAAGTCACAGAAGGGTCGTGACAGGGACGTGCATAAATGTGGAGAGTTCTCACCAGTTTGACCAGTTTTACCTTTGGTGTTCTACCAGACTGTTTCCTCCAGATGTATTTTGGGGAGATACTTGGGTCCTGATAAACGCACCTTATCTCATATGAGAAGATGGTCAACGACAAAGTGATAACAGTTGAATTTGTTATCAATAACCTGTCCTTGACCAGGCGTGGAATTTTCTTTGCCAGTGGTGCCAGTGTCAGGacagctggtattgttttcaccttgtgagtctgtgtgtgtgtcattgtggcACAATGTGATCTGGAGACATCAAATGTAGCAAGAACTACATTTTGAGTACTTTTCATTACATGTCCGCAGAAAGATTTTGTCACCTTTAGCGTCCCGACCATACAAGATGcagtcatgaaactttgcaggtGTGTAGCTGAGATCTAAGTGAAGGCTGAGTTTGAAGATGAATGTGGTCAAAGCAAGGAGGCCGGAAGTAGGGCAgtaggaagtagggaaggggcTCTCCATTTTTACATCCCTGGCTCACACTTGTTTTAAATCACTGTTGACTGTATTGTGGCTTGAGTGATCCTATTGCAAGAC includes the following:
- the glula gene encoding glutamate-ammonia ligase (glutamine synthase) a, which translates into the protein MATSASATLSKAVKQQYMELPQGDKVQAMYIWIDGTGEGLRCKTRTLDFEPKSIEDLPEWNFDGSSTYQSEGSNSDMYLIPAAMFRDPFRKDPNKLVLCEVLKYNRKPAETNLRITCNKVMTMVDDQHPWFGMEQEYTILGTDGHPFGWPSNGFPGPQGPYYCGVGADKAYGRDIVEAHYRACLYAGVEICGTNAEVMPAQWEFQVGPCEGINMGDHLWVARFILHRVCEDFGVVASFDPKPIPGNWNGAGCHTNFSTKEMREDGGLKAIEDSIEKLGKRHSYHIRAYDPKGGLDNARRLTGHHETSNINEFSAGVANRGASIRIPRNVGQDKKGYFEDRRPSANCDPYAVTEALIRTCLLGEEGDEPTDY